The genome window CGTCGTCTCAGACAGCCGTGCTCCTGGCGTTGTGGCCCGGATATGTTGGCCGCATCCGGGCCGAACGCATCCACGTGAGCGCCCTGCTGCAACACGCGACGCCTCAGGACGACCAGGGCCACACGATCGTCCTGTCCGTCCCGGATGATTTTCACCGGCGCATGCTGGACAGCCAGCAGGAGTACCTACTCAGCCGATTCCGCGAGGAGACCGGGAGGACGATCGCCCGGTTCGAGTTTCTCGTCGGAGGCGGGGAAGCAGGATCCCACGTACCGGAAACCCCCCGGGAAATCGATCCGTACGAGTACATGAAGCAAAAACGCCAGGAGAGCCCCGTCATTCGGGCCATCTTCGACCAATTCGGAGGAGAAGTCGTCTGGTGACCCCTCTCCCCACACCCAACTAACCGGCGCCACCAACCACGATACGACTTATGGCAGACGACTTGAATATGGCCGACATGTTCGGCAAGATGATGGACATGCAGCGCAAGATCAGCGAGGCGCAGGACACCCTGGCGGCGAAGACCGTGACGTCCGAAGCCGGCGGCGGCATGGTCAAGGTTACCGCGAACGGCCAGCAGAAGATTACGCAGATCAAGATCGATCCCACGGCCGTCGATCCGAACGATCTCGAATTGCTTGAGGATCTGATCATCGCCGGCGTCAACAAAGCCCTCGACGAAGCGGCGGCCCTGGCCCGGGGCGAGATGAGCCGGGCGGCCGGCGGGATGTTGCCCCCGGGGCTGGATCTCAAACAGTTCGG of Rhodothermales bacterium contains these proteins:
- a CDS encoding YbaB/EbfC family nucleoid-associated protein, with the protein product MADDLNMADMFGKMMDMQRKISEAQDTLAAKTVTSEAGGGMVKVTANGQQKITQIKIDPTAVDPNDLELLEDLIIAGVNKALDEAAALARGEMSRAAGGMLPPGLDLKQFGL